The Flavobacterium commune genome contains a region encoding:
- a CDS encoding sigma-70 family RNA polymerase sigma factor, with translation MSSHKDLKIFEDLYKEHFAYLSLVSFNITKDKDVAKDVVQDFFIYLWEKEEALSFTISFKAYATRAVKNLSLQYLEKHKTISLENNKNILPRMEEQHVFEKAEENKKTKIFTLVDKIPQARREIFISHIVEGHSYAEIAEMYNISVNTVKTQMKRAYAFLREFENSSTLSAILYFLFRN, from the coding sequence ATGTCATCTCACAAAGATTTAAAAATATTTGAAGACTTGTACAAAGAGCATTTTGCCTATCTATCTTTAGTTTCTTTTAACATAACTAAGGATAAAGACGTGGCAAAAGATGTTGTACAGGACTTTTTTATTTATCTATGGGAAAAAGAAGAAGCACTCAGTTTCACGATTTCGTTTAAGGCTTATGCTACAAGAGCGGTAAAAAATTTAAGTCTTCAATATTTAGAAAAACACAAAACAATAAGTTTAGAAAACAATAAAAACATCCTCCCGAGGATGGAGGAACAACATGTTTTTGAAAAAGCAGAAGAAAACAAAAAAACTAAAATTTTCACTTTGGTAGATAAAATCCCGCAAGCCCGAAGAGAAATTTTTATATCACATATCGTGGAAGGACACAGCTATGCAGAAATTGCAGAAATGTACAACATATCTGTTAATACGGTAAAAACACAAATGAAGAGAGCGTATGCTTTTTTAAGAGAATTTGAAAACAGCAGCACTCTTTCGGCAATATTATATTTTCTATTTAGAAATTAA
- a CDS encoding pectate lyase family protein: MKKILLYLAVLFASLQMFSQTVTITESAGWLESAYVKWQPVSGAQSYNVYYSGNGITNQKIDNQLIRSYGTYFRADVLGLAAGNYTVSVKAVIAGVEGDAATTQSLTVLAHDRNGFAFQGGRIPGGYNMDGTPKSNAVIIYVTENTKNTVSLTVTGATTNPCIGLQNILFGFKKGLDNRPLIVRLIGNITDMSVMDGGDIVIENKNNASGSITFEGVGNDAVCNGWGVRLKYASNVEIRNLATMNVNSTAGDDFGMQQDNDHIWVHNNEMFYGNAGSDADQIKGDGALDNKGSTYCTFSYNHFWDSGKCSLLGLSENTTVGLYVTYHHNWFDHSDSRHPRVRFYSAHIYNNYYDGVSKYGAGSTSGSSLFVENNYFRNSKRPMMISMQGTDVWSSSKQANDPGNVGTFSGEDGGIIKAFNNTFDADIATNEMRFVAYGDPNPLYNISGKISSTIDFDAYLATTRGEQIPNTVKSYAGANVYNNFDTDVALYVKNLVPDSPEVAKSKVMQYSGRTGGGDLKWTFSNNVDDTSSSVITALKTAITNYTSSLVAVQGETVVSSQTLTSTSNTNQTVNSGSAIANIVYTWGGDATDATVTGLPASGITFVKDATAKTITISGTPTANVSYSIATTGTVGNPATGSGTITVSTPGTTTGGEVHNFTTSGKTSSFYTITGNMNSTDGSQTYDGLTLTARLKMESATVISYTTTATSTLTLVFDSSFSGKVKLNNVSYTAVAGVVVIPSVAAGTNTILKGDTANLFYIKTVYDTPALITPSISNFTIADKVVGDAAFALTAPTSNSDGTFTYTSSNTAVATVSGNMVTIVGEGTTTITANQAATSIYAAGSISATLKVLPEQVASSVVYDFRDGVIIAAGKSTDNVVTLSGGSYKLHGATYGLNMKVGGQIDIAVTGSCTVRFLGSQYSSLQMEGTASVAGDLGTIATKVVVDRVDTYEFKYIGGARTLRFKLVAPGTDLYLPSLEIIPDNTDVVKADVWDFGAQQLDDVLYNNKLDVATINSWYPVGYVVGTASTTYVMPTSFTAGDLSWVGGSNDRLRSSNTALTRYDSNVGSGAAAGYTGRIYVNGSAQAGRYLSFNLKENDELTVVANTDAAGRLNFVYLTDANVQSDLVETTTTTKEYKFVAKQTGVYKIYDQVNKPSYYRIIRKPATLVAVSGSIDVTNAADISSGYTVDFTNAAGKIWNAVVANGKYNVTLPAGYTYTLSVGNANGYLITSGDSFEVAVGSNQHNITISKVTLFTVTGNVTGLGTTISNLSLKYTSDPAANKTYVPVAVVNAVTGQYSVKLESGVGYTVSGVGVNEYEILANSVTVSSNTTVDVAFTLKPKYKVTITAPSLDATQLTKLGLKFSNINEAGITYTFTDINNVNLRKGTYSVSALGLDEYPVELAMTSNLVVSNAAVSKELTFKTVTNWSFDDKVIANGTTSYKGMLFTGAVANEIAKGHLNAGTGSTISVPVNPNQKITVTYYYAANFSIQGGAAVTTSSNSTGLFEKVDYVYTGTSPGNVLIAVNGTSYFTDINVDLIVPYTSVITVGIDKDYQTINGALKAISKMVRTAEQRVTVVIDPGNYEEMIVVNSPNVTFKNAAAKPSIALKNKGVDIDANAVRITSYYGYGYSYYSQGNDNKWNADVLAVNKANNSYTYENVSGTTNGSYWNATAVIAANGFEANDIIFENSFNQYISKKESQDKVVMWTVGNKGQRPTDYGNTAVQNRSFVERAAAIGIPNGVDKTVLKNCRVVGRQDSFYGGVGSRVVVYKGAVMGAVDYIFGGMIGVFYKTDFVMNVSDVAGDASYLTAPQQSSGRGFLLYECKVTSAVPGVETASAFRAKPGYFGRPWSANTSEVVLYKTKIETSNFTGSEGLSLIAPAGWTSSLGGTSDNIYEFGTIEDSGVDNSANRVSWSKMLTTPKLADGTDITTFNFTKGTDGWDPIPNLETIVTLPLDNFEVLVNSATCNGANNGAITVSSKENTLIYDVKINGNNYVLNSENEYTKTLSNLSAGVYEICFSTTSIPGYKQCYEVKIEEPEKIVVSSFVSKNSNTVRLSMQGASQYKVTLNGVEELVTGTNYTAALKTGTNTISVSTDLECQGAFNETIFLSEGIQYFPNPTSGVVQIYLAGVDNEVNVAVFDLAGNLISKYVKSIATNRNFQLELSSYMDGMYLIQLEGKTISKTFKIIKK, from the coding sequence ATGAAAAAAATTTTACTTTATCTGGCCGTTCTATTTGCGTCATTGCAAATGTTTTCACAAACAGTAACTATTACTGAATCAGCCGGATGGTTAGAGTCTGCTTATGTAAAATGGCAGCCTGTTTCCGGGGCGCAAAGTTATAATGTGTATTATAGCGGTAACGGTATTACAAATCAAAAAATAGATAACCAGCTAATTCGAAGTTATGGTACTTATTTTCGTGCCGATGTTTTAGGACTGGCTGCCGGGAATTATACTGTTTCGGTGAAAGCTGTGATTGCGGGAGTGGAAGGAGATGCTGCAACTACACAAAGTCTTACCGTTTTAGCGCATGACCGTAATGGTTTTGCGTTTCAGGGAGGACGCATACCAGGTGGATATAATATGGACGGGACACCAAAGTCTAATGCGGTAATCATATATGTTACCGAGAACACAAAAAACACAGTTTCCTTAACAGTTACAGGGGCAACAACAAATCCTTGTATAGGTTTGCAAAATATTTTATTTGGGTTTAAAAAAGGATTAGATAATCGCCCTTTGATTGTTCGTTTAATCGGTAATATTACTGATATGAGTGTTATGGACGGTGGAGATATTGTTATTGAGAATAAAAATAACGCATCAGGTTCTATTACATTTGAAGGTGTAGGGAATGATGCTGTTTGTAATGGTTGGGGAGTAAGATTGAAGTATGCCTCTAATGTTGAAATTCGAAATCTCGCTACTATGAATGTCAACAGTACAGCAGGTGATGATTTTGGAATGCAACAGGATAATGATCATATCTGGGTACATAATAATGAGATGTTCTATGGTAATGCAGGTAGTGATGCGGATCAGATAAAAGGTGATGGTGCATTAGATAATAAAGGTTCAACTTATTGTACGTTCTCATACAATCACTTTTGGGATAGTGGGAAATGTAGTCTTTTAGGCTTGAGTGAAAATACAACTGTGGGTTTGTATGTGACTTATCATCATAACTGGTTTGATCATTCTGATTCACGTCACCCTCGTGTACGTTTTTATTCAGCTCACATTTATAATAATTATTATGATGGGGTTTCAAAGTATGGTGCTGGTTCCACAAGTGGCTCTTCTTTGTTTGTAGAAAATAATTATTTCCGTAATTCTAAACGTCCTATGATGATTTCTATGCAGGGAACAGATGTTTGGAGTAGCTCTAAACAAGCCAATGATCCGGGAAATGTTGGGACTTTTTCAGGTGAAGACGGAGGAATCATCAAAGCTTTTAATAATACTTTTGATGCAGATATTGCTACTAATGAAATGCGTTTTGTAGCCTATGGTGATCCTAATCCGTTGTATAATATTTCAGGAAAAATTAGTTCTACGATAGATTTTGATGCTTATTTAGCAACTACCAGAGGAGAGCAGATTCCTAATACTGTAAAATCGTATGCGGGAGCAAACGTCTATAATAACTTTGATACTGATGTAGCATTATATGTGAAAAATTTAGTTCCGGATTCTCCTGAAGTGGCTAAATCAAAAGTTATGCAATACTCAGGACGTACAGGAGGTGGTGATTTGAAATGGACTTTTAGTAATAATGTTGATGATACTTCCTCTTCTGTAATTACTGCATTAAAAACGGCTATTACTAATTATACCAGTAGTTTAGTAGCGGTACAAGGAGAAACAGTAGTTTCCAGTCAAACTTTAACATCGACTTCTAATACGAATCAAACAGTTAACTCTGGTTCAGCAATTGCAAATATTGTATATACCTGGGGAGGAGATGCAACTGATGCTACGGTAACAGGATTGCCTGCATCGGGAATTACTTTTGTAAAAGATGCGACTGCTAAAACTATCACTATTTCCGGTACGCCTACGGCTAATGTGTCTTATTCTATTGCAACTACAGGTACAGTTGGAAATCCGGCAACAGGATCTGGAACGATTACGGTATCGACTCCCGGAACTACAACAGGTGGTGAGGTGCATAACTTTACAACTTCAGGGAAAACGAGTTCTTTTTATACTATTACAGGAAATATGAACTCTACTGATGGTTCTCAAACTTATGATGGTTTGACTTTGACGGCTCGTTTAAAAATGGAAAGTGCTACTGTAATTAGTTATACAACAACGGCAACTTCAACTTTGACCTTAGTTTTTGATAGTTCATTTTCAGGAAAGGTTAAACTTAACAATGTGTCTTATACGGCGGTTGCAGGTGTGGTGGTGATTCCTTCGGTAGCTGCAGGAACGAATACGATTCTTAAAGGAGATACAGCAAATTTATTTTATATAAAAACGGTATATGATACTCCTGCGTTAATAACTCCATCAATTTCTAATTTTACTATTGCTGATAAAGTTGTAGGCGATGCTGCTTTTGCATTAACAGCTCCTACATCTAATAGTGATGGGACTTTTACTTATACAAGCAGTAATACAGCGGTTGCTACGGTAAGTGGAAATATGGTAACTATTGTAGGGGAAGGAACAACTACTATTACGGCTAATCAGGCTGCTACTTCAATTTATGCTGCGGGAAGTATTTCAGCGACATTAAAAGTTTTGCCAGAGCAAGTAGCAAGTTCTGTTGTCTATGATTTTAGGGATGGAGTAATTATTGCTGCGGGTAAAAGTACTGATAATGTTGTTACTTTGAGTGGGGGAAGTTATAAGCTACATGGTGCCACCTATGGTCTTAATATGAAGGTTGGTGGACAAATTGATATTGCAGTAACCGGAAGTTGTACAGTTCGGTTTTTAGGGTCACAATATTCTTCATTGCAAATGGAGGGTACCGCTTCGGTAGCAGGTGATTTAGGGACTATAGCCACTAAAGTTGTTGTTGATCGTGTGGATACTTATGAGTTTAAGTATATTGGTGGAGCAAGAACATTGCGTTTTAAATTGGTGGCTCCGGGGACTGATTTATATTTGCCATCGCTAGAAATTATACCGGATAATACCGATGTTGTTAAAGCTGATGTTTGGGATTTTGGTGCGCAACAGCTGGACGATGTTTTATATAATAACAAATTAGATGTTGCAACTATTAATTCATGGTATCCTGTTGGTTATGTGGTGGGTACGGCTAGTACAACGTATGTGATGCCTACTTCGTTTACTGCTGGGGATTTGTCTTGGGTTGGAGGTTCCAATGATCGTCTTAGATCCAGTAACACAGCACTTACTCGATATGATAGTAATGTAGGCTCTGGTGCTGCAGCCGGATATACAGGAAGAATTTATGTAAATGGTTCGGCTCAGGCTGGTCGTTATTTAAGTTTTAATCTTAAAGAAAATGATGAGTTAACAGTTGTTGCTAACACTGACGCAGCGGGTAGATTAAATTTTGTATATCTTACTGATGCTAATGTACAATCGGATCTTGTAGAAACAACAACTACAACTAAAGAATATAAATTTGTAGCTAAACAAACAGGAGTTTATAAAATTTATGATCAGGTAAATAAACCAAGTTATTATCGTATTATTCGAAAACCGGCAACTTTAGTAGCGGTTTCCGGGTCTATTGATGTAACTAACGCAGCAGATATTTCTTCAGGATATACAGTTGATTTTACTAATGCAGCAGGGAAAATCTGGAATGCTGTTGTGGCTAATGGGAAGTATAATGTAACATTGCCAGCGGGATATACTTATACATTAAGTGTAGGTAATGCCAATGGATATTTAATTACTAGTGGAGATAGTTTTGAGGTTGCTGTGGGTTCAAACCAACATAATATTACAATTTCAAAAGTTACATTGTTTACAGTAACTGGAAATGTTACAGGTTTAGGAACAACTATTTCTAATCTTAGTTTGAAGTATACTTCTGATCCAGCAGCTAATAAAACCTATGTTCCGGTAGCTGTTGTTAATGCTGTTACAGGGCAGTACTCAGTAAAATTAGAATCGGGTGTAGGATATACTGTTTCAGGTGTTGGAGTTAATGAATATGAAATTTTAGCTAATTCAGTTACTGTTTCGTCAAACACTACTGTCGATGTCGCTTTTACTCTAAAACCGAAGTACAAAGTTACTATCACAGCTCCTTCTTTGGATGCAACTCAATTGACTAAATTAGGATTGAAATTCTCCAATATTAATGAGGCTGGAATAACTTATACTTTTACGGATATTAATAATGTCAATTTACGTAAAGGAACTTATTCCGTTAGCGCTTTAGGATTGGATGAATATCCGGTAGAGTTAGCAATGACATCTAATCTTGTAGTTTCAAATGCAGCAGTTTCAAAAGAACTAACATTTAAAACTGTTACTAATTGGTCTTTTGATGATAAAGTAATTGCTAATGGAACAACTAGTTACAAAGGAATGTTGTTTACTGGTGCTGTTGCTAACGAAATTGCCAAAGGTCATCTAAATGCTGGGACGGGTTCTACAATTAGTGTCCCTGTAAATCCAAATCAAAAAATAACGGTTACTTATTATTATGCAGCTAATTTTTCTATACAAGGAGGTGCAGCCGTTACAACTAGTAGTAATAGTACAGGTCTTTTTGAAAAGGTTGATTATGTTTATACAGGAACTAGTCCGGGGAATGTTCTTATTGCTGTGAATGGAACAAGTTATTTTACGGATATTAATGTCGATCTAATTGTACCTTATACTTCTGTGATTACTGTTGGAATCGACAAAGATTATCAAACGATTAATGGTGCTTTGAAAGCCATTTCTAAAATGGTTCGTACAGCTGAGCAAAGAGTAACTGTGGTAATCGATCCGGGTAACTACGAAGAAATGATTGTGGTCAATAGTCCTAATGTTACCTTTAAGAATGCTGCGGCTAAACCAAGTATTGCTTTGAAAAACAAAGGTGTGGATATTGATGCTAATGCAGTTCGTATTACTTCTTATTATGGTTATGGCTATAGTTATTACAGTCAGGGTAATGACAATAAATGGAATGCTGATGTTTTAGCAGTGAACAAAGCGAATAATAGTTATACCTATGAGAATGTTAGTGGAACTACCAATGGTTCTTATTGGAATGCTACAGCTGTAATTGCTGCTAATGGTTTTGAGGCCAATGATATTATTTTCGAAAATTCATTCAATCAATACATTTCTAAAAAAGAATCTCAAGATAAAGTAGTGATGTGGACTGTAGGTAATAAAGGTCAGCGACCAACAGATTACGGAAATACAGCGGTTCAAAACAGAAGTTTTGTTGAAAGAGCTGCGGCTATTGGTATTCCAAATGGTGTTGATAAGACTGTTTTGAAAAACTGTAGAGTAGTAGGTCGTCAGGATTCTTTTTACGGAGGCGTAGGTTCCAGAGTAGTGGTTTACAAAGGAGCGGTAATGGGAGCTGTAGATTATATCTTTGGAGGAATGATAGGAGTGTTTTATAAAACCGATTTTGTAATGAATGTGAGTGATGTTGCCGGAGATGCTTCTTATTTAACAGCTCCTCAGCAAAGTTCCGGTAGAGGTTTCTTATTGTATGAATGTAAAGTTACTTCGGCAGTGCCGGGAGTTGAAACCGCTTCAGCCTTTAGAGCTAAGCCGGGTTATTTTGGACGTCCATGGTCGGCTAATACAAGTGAGGTGGTTTTGTATAAAACTAAAATTGAAACTTCTAATTTCACTGGTTCAGAAGGTTTGTCTTTAATAGCACCTGCAGGATGGACAAGTTCATTAGGAGGTACATCTGATAATATTTATGAGTTTGGAACAATAGAAGATTCAGGTGTTGATAATTCAGCTAATCGTGTAAGTTGGTCTAAGATGCTTACAACTCCTAAGTTGGCTGATGGTACTGATATCACAACCTTTAATTTTACAAAAGGAACGGATGGATGGGATCCAATTCCTAACTTGGAAACAATTGTAACATTACCATTGGATAATTTCGAGGTATTAGTTAATAGTGCTACTTGTAATGGGGCAAATAATGGAGCTATAACAGTTTCTTCTAAAGAAAATACATTAATTTATGATGTTAAAATCAATGGTAATAATTATGTTTTAAATTCTGAAAATGAATACACAAAAACATTGAGTAATCTGTCGGCAGGAGTATATGAAATTTGTTTTTCAACTACAAGTATTCCGGGTTACAAACAATGTTATGAGGTAAAAATTGAAGAGCCTGAAAAAATAGTGGTTAGTTCTTTTGTTTCTAAAAATTCAAATACTGTGAGACTTTCGATGCAAGGTGCCAGCCAATACAAAGTAACATTAAATGGTGTTGAAGAGCTGGTTACAGGAACTAATTATACGGCTGCTCTAAAAACAGGAACCAATACCATTTCAGTAAGTACTGATTTAGAGTGTCAGGGTGCTTTTAATGAAACGATATTTTTGTCAGAAGGGATTCAGTATTTTCCAAATCCAACTTCGGGAGTTGTTCAGATTTATTTAGCAGGAGTGGATAATGAAGTGAATGTTGCTGTTTTTGATTTGGCAGGAAATCTGATTTCAAAATATGTAAAATCAATTGCGACTAATAGAAATTTCCAATTAGAATTGTCTTCTTATATGGATGGAATGTATTTGATTCAATTAGAAGGAAAAACGATAAGCAAAACATTTAAAATTATAAAAAAATGA
- a CDS encoding FecR family protein, producing the protein MDSSTNLINILKETVTNGSVDASKIALLPQEEQDLIKELQANGMLEEALLYMESIDTQKSWEELKEKIELRKKPIVINWRTVFQYAAVFVCLLGLVYVFQNNTNNSDEIVIPDDAIQLVLENGDIQILSPNGDQQIIKKNGEVVASQKENQISYASDDSMDKLVYNQIKIPYGKTFVITLSDGTVVNMNAGSSLKYPVQFIKGHNREVVLEGEAFFEVTKDKKHPFIVKTRGVDVKVLGTKFNVSSYKEEADINTVLVEGSVSLSSVVAPNEKEMLVPGEKGTWNIQKNGIAVEKVDTRIYTEWMTGELVFRKATFREIIIRLERTYNVTIENNKKELLDRKFNASFNKNIESIDKVLQTMSEIQNFTYKKEGKLIKIN; encoded by the coding sequence ATGGATTCCAGCACAAATTTGATAAATATCCTAAAGGAAACAGTTACTAATGGAAGTGTAGATGCTTCTAAAATTGCCTTGTTGCCTCAGGAAGAGCAAGACTTAATAAAAGAACTCCAGGCTAATGGCATGCTCGAAGAAGCATTGTTGTATATGGAATCGATAGATACCCAAAAATCATGGGAAGAATTAAAAGAGAAAATTGAACTTAGAAAAAAGCCCATTGTAATTAATTGGAGAACTGTTTTTCAATATGCAGCAGTTTTTGTGTGTTTATTGGGCTTGGTTTATGTTTTTCAAAATAATACAAATAATTCAGATGAAATTGTAATTCCTGATGATGCCATTCAATTAGTATTGGAAAATGGAGATATTCAGATTTTAAGCCCAAATGGTGATCAGCAAATAATCAAGAAAAATGGAGAGGTAGTAGCTTCTCAAAAAGAGAATCAAATTAGTTATGCTTCTGATGATTCAATGGATAAATTGGTTTACAATCAAATCAAGATTCCTTACGGAAAAACTTTTGTAATTACTCTGTCTGATGGTACAGTGGTCAATATGAATGCAGGTTCTTCTTTGAAATATCCGGTGCAATTTATAAAAGGGCACAATCGTGAAGTGGTGCTGGAGGGAGAAGCTTTTTTTGAGGTAACAAAAGATAAAAAACATCCTTTTATTGTAAAAACAAGAGGGGTTGATGTGAAGGTTTTAGGAACAAAATTCAATGTGAGTTCTTATAAAGAAGAGGCTGATATTAATACCGTTTTGGTTGAAGGATCGGTTAGTTTATCAAGTGTGGTAGCACCAAATGAAAAGGAAATGCTTGTTCCGGGTGAAAAAGGAACCTGGAATATTCAAAAAAACGGAATAGCAGTTGAAAAAGTAGATACCCGAATTTATACCGAGTGGATGACAGGAGAGCTTGTTTTTAGAAAGGCAACTTTTAGAGAAATCATCATAAGATTAGAACGTACCTATAATGTTACAATAGAGAATAATAAAAAAGAACTTTTAGACAGAAAATTCAATGCCAGTTTTAATAAAAATATTGAAAGTATTGATAAGGTCTTGCAAACAATGAGTGAAATTCAAAATTTTACCTATAAAAAAGAGGGTAAACTCATAAAAATAAACTAA